From the genome of Ananas comosus cultivar F153 linkage group 18, ASM154086v1, whole genome shotgun sequence, one region includes:
- the LOC109724245 gene encoding probable mannose-1-phosphate guanylyltransferase 1 isoform X2 produces MLNFLKDFESKLGIKITCSQETEPLGTAGPLALARDKLIDSSGEPFFVLNSDVISEYPFAELIGFHKSHGGEATIMVTKVDEPSKYGVVVMEEETGKVDRFVEKPKVFVGNKINAGIYLLNPSVLDRIELKPTSIEKEVFPKIAADQKLYAMVLPGFWMDIGQPRDYITGLRLYLDSLRKKSPYKLAAGLHIVGNVLVHENAVIGEGCLIGPDVAIGPGCVVESGVRLSRCTVMQGARIKKHACISSSIIGWHSTVGQWARVENMTILGEDVHVGDEIYSNGGVVLPHKEIKSSILKPEIVM; encoded by the exons ATGCTCAACTTTTTGAAGGATTTTGAGAGCAAGCTTGGAATCAAAATCACCTGCTCCCAAGAGACTGAGCCGCTAGGAACGGCTGGCCCTCTGGCTCTGGCTCGAGACAAGCTTATCGACAGCTCCGGCGAGCCTTTCTTTGTCCTCAACAGCGATGTCATTAGCGAATACCCATTTGCCGAACTCATTGGATTCCACAAATCCCACGGCGGAGAGGCTACAATTATGGTAACCAAG GTTGATGAGCCCTCGAAATATGGTGTCGTGGTTATGGAGGAGGAAACTGGAAAGGTAGATAGATTTGTCGAAAAGCCGAAAGTATTTGTGGGCAACAAGATCAACGCGGGCATTTACCTGTTGAACCCGTCGGTCCTCGACCGCATTGAACTAAAGCCAACCTCGATCGAAAAAGAGGTCTTCCCCAAAATCGCGGCGGACCAAAAGCTTTATGCCATGGTCCTGCCAGGATTCTGGATGGATATTGGCCAGCCGAGAGACTACATTACAGGCCTAAGGCTCTATCTCGACTCCCTGAGAAAGAAATCGCCTTATAAACTAGCCGCCGGCCTGCACATTGTGGGCAACGTGTTGGTTCACGAGAATGCGGTCATCGGGGAGGGGTGTTTGATTGGTCCGGATGTTGCGATCGGACCGGGGTGTGTGGTTGAATCTGGAGTTAGGTTGTCGAGGTGCACTGTGATGCAAGGAGCCCGTATTAAGAAGCACGCGTGCATTTCTAGTAGCATCATCGGATGGCATTCGACAGTGGGGCAGTGGGCCCGCGTCGAGAACATGACCATTTTAGGTGAGGATGTGCATGTAGGAGATGAGATTTATAGCAATGGAGGTGTTGTTCTCCCCCACAAGGAGATCAAATCGAGCATCTTGAAGCCCGAGATCGTCATGTGA
- the LOC109724285 gene encoding uncharacterized protein At2g39795, mitochondrial-like codes for MAFSAALRRASTSAPLLRRALGGGHGTFHSFLLRSLPSVSRTAPSSPFASPFSSSSSAVAKKPSSDSTLLRVIDSEIKCAEECDDHDRVEEIPEGFPFEVQDEKGLNIITLRRSYQGESIEVVVSMPSLVTGEEPDREREAENGEDGEGAGEENERPSQSSIPLTVNVTKGDGLSLEFTCTAYPDEIVIDSMSVRENKQSDEEMLAYEGPDFNDLDENLQKAFHKYLEIRGISPMTTNFLHEYMINKDSREYLLWLKNLKQFIQK; via the exons ATGGCGTtctccgccgccctccgccgcgCCTCCACCTCCGCTCCTCTCCTTCGCCGTGCCCTCGGTGGAGGCCATGGGACCTTCCACTCCTTCCTCCTCCGCTCCCTACCCTCGGTATCGAGAACCGCTCCCTCCTCCCCATTTGCCtctcctttctcctcctcctcctcagctGTCGCGAAGAAGCCCAGCTCTGACTCCACCCTCCTCCGCGTCATCGACTCCGAGATCAAGTGCGCCGAAGAGTGCGACGATCACGATCGG GTGGAGGAAATCCCTGAGGGTTTCCCTTTTGAGGTCCAAGATGAAAAGGGGCTGAACATAATCACCTTGAGGAGGAGCTATCAGGGAGAGAGTATCGAAGTCGTGGTGTCGATGCCGAGCCTCGTGACCGGAGAAGAGCCGGATCGCGAGAGAGAGGCCGAGAACGGTGAGGACGGGGAAGGAGCCGGCGAGGAGAACGAGCGCCCGAGCCAGTCAAGCATCCCCCTCACAGTTAATGTAACCAAAGGAGACGGCCTGAGCCTGGAGTTCACTTGTACGGCGTATCCGGATGAGATCGTGATCGATAGCATGTCCGTTAGGGAAAACAAGCAATCCGACGAAGAGATGCTCGCCTATGAAGGGCCTGATTTCAA TGATCTGGATGAGAATCTGCAGAAAGCTTTTCACAAGTATTTGGAGATAAGAGGAATCTCACCGATGACTACCAACTTCTTGCATGAATACATGATCAACAAAGATAGTCGTGAGTACCTCTTATGGCTTAAGAACCTGAAGCAATTCATCCAGAAGTGA
- the LOC109724286 gene encoding CASP-like protein 5B3 yields the protein MKVMVGRPGTWSGLLLRTGQCASAAASMGVMLSALGFPNYTAFCFLIASMGLQALWSLGLACLDVFAIKMKRDLHNPMLVSLFVVGDWVTATLSLAAACSSAGVTILFARDQPFCGEVSQLSCGKYEISIVLAFITWLLVALSSLITFWLLASA from the exons atgaAGGTAATGGTGGGGAGACCTGGTACTTGGAGCGGCCTCTTGTTGAGGACGGGGCAATGCGCCTCCGCCGCGGCGTCCATGGGAGTGATGCTCTCCGCTCTAGGGTTTCCAAACTACACCGCTTTTTG CTTCTTGATTGCTTCTATGGGACTACAAGCTTTGTGGAGTCTGGGACTAGCATGTCTTGATGTTTTTGCTATAAAGATGAAGAGAGATCTGCATAATCCAATGCTCGTAAGCTTGTTTGTCGTTGGTGACTGG GTAACAGCAACTCTATCACTAGCGGCAGCGTGCTCTTCAGCAGGTGTAACAATCTTGTTTGCAAGGGATCAACCCTTCTGCGGAGAGGTTTCTCAGCTCTCATGTGGTAAATATGAAATCTCTATTGTATTAGCTTTTATCACATGGTTGTTGGTTGCCTTATCTTCGTTAATAACATTTTGGCTACTGGCTTCAGCTTGA
- the LOC109724356 gene encoding uncharacterized protein At3g49720-like yields the protein MARRGINPNRRLVDTGSIPLVSSLHQKSRSSPLLSIGLVVLGAFLLIGYSYSSSGGFGGNKEAITRGEGASCTPEVLQAIPILKKVYGDSMRKVLHVGPDSCSVVSKLMNEDDTEAWGVEPYDLEDADSNCKSLVRKGFVRVADIKFPLPYRPKSFNLVIVSDALDYLSPKYLNKTLPDLARVSADGLVIFAGYPGQQRAKVSELSKFGRPAKLRSSSWWIRYFIQTGLEENENAVKKFEQTAGKGSYKPGCQVFHLSYSS from the exons ATGGCGAGAAGAGGAATAAATCCCAACCGACGATTGGTTGACACTGGGAGTATCCCGCTCGTTAGTTCACTGCATCAGAAGTCGCGATCATCGCCGTTGCTATCGATCGGATTAGTTGTTCTG GGTGCTTTTCTGCTCATCGGTTACTCCTATAGCAGCTCAG GTGGATTTGGCGGCAATAAAGAAGCTATAACCAGGGGTGAAG GTGCTTCTTGCACACCAGAAGTTCTCCAAGCAATACCTATTTTAAAGAAAGTTTATGGTGATAGCATGCGGAAAGTTCTACATGTAGGTCCAGATAGCTGTTCAGTTGTTTCAAAGTTGATGAATGAAGATGATACTGAAGCATGGGGCGTAGAACCTTATGATTTGGAAGATGCTGATAGTAATTGCAAGAGTCTTGTGCGCAAGGGCTTTGTGCGTGTAGCTGATATTAAGTTTCCTCTGCCGTACAGACCAAAATCTTTTAACCTTGTCATAGTTTCAGATGCATTGGATTATCTGTCCCCAAAGTACCTTAATAAAACCCTTCCAGATTTGGCGAGGGTATCTGCTGATGGTCTTGTTATATTTGCTG GTTATCCAGGTCAGCAAAGAGCAAAAGTCTCGGAGCTGTCAAAATTTGGAAGACCG GCCAAATTAAGGAGTTCGTCATGGTGGATAAGATATTTCATTCAGACCGGTTTGGAAGAGAATGAAAATGCAGTGAAGAAGTTTGAACAGACTGCTGGCAAAGGATCTTACAAACCGGGCTGCCAAGTTTTCCATCTTAGTTATAGTTCATAG
- the LOC109724245 gene encoding probable mannose-1-phosphate guanylyltransferase 1 isoform X1: MKALILVGGFGTRLRPLTLSLPKPLVDFANKPMILHQIEALKAVGVTEVVLAINYQPEVMLNFLKDFESKLGIKITCSQETEPLGTAGPLALARDKLIDSSGEPFFVLNSDVISEYPFAELIGFHKSHGGEATIMVTKVDEPSKYGVVVMEEETGKVDRFVEKPKVFVGNKINAGIYLLNPSVLDRIELKPTSIEKEVFPKIAADQKLYAMVLPGFWMDIGQPRDYITGLRLYLDSLRKKSPYKLAAGLHIVGNVLVHENAVIGEGCLIGPDVAIGPGCVVESGVRLSRCTVMQGARIKKHACISSSIIGWHSTVGQWARVENMTILGEDVHVGDEIYSNGGVVLPHKEIKSSILKPEIVM, from the exons ATGAAGGCTCTAATTCTTGTTGGAGGGTTTGGTACCCGGCTAAGGCCTTTGACGCTTAGTCTCCCTAAGCCTCTTGTTgattttgcaaataaacccaTGATCCTGCACCAG ATTGAGGCGTTGAAAGCTGTTGGAGTTACAGAGGTTGTGCTAGCCATTAATTACCAACCAGag gtGATGCTCAACTTTTTGAAGGATTTTGAGAGCAAGCTTGGAATCAAAATCACCTGCTCCCAAGAGACTGAGCCGCTAGGAACGGCTGGCCCTCTGGCTCTGGCTCGAGACAAGCTTATCGACAGCTCCGGCGAGCCTTTCTTTGTCCTCAACAGCGATGTCATTAGCGAATACCCATTTGCCGAACTCATTGGATTCCACAAATCCCACGGCGGAGAGGCTACAATTATGGTAACCAAG GTTGATGAGCCCTCGAAATATGGTGTCGTGGTTATGGAGGAGGAAACTGGAAAGGTAGATAGATTTGTCGAAAAGCCGAAAGTATTTGTGGGCAACAAGATCAACGCGGGCATTTACCTGTTGAACCCGTCGGTCCTCGACCGCATTGAACTAAAGCCAACCTCGATCGAAAAAGAGGTCTTCCCCAAAATCGCGGCGGACCAAAAGCTTTATGCCATGGTCCTGCCAGGATTCTGGATGGATATTGGCCAGCCGAGAGACTACATTACAGGCCTAAGGCTCTATCTCGACTCCCTGAGAAAGAAATCGCCTTATAAACTAGCCGCCGGCCTGCACATTGTGGGCAACGTGTTGGTTCACGAGAATGCGGTCATCGGGGAGGGGTGTTTGATTGGTCCGGATGTTGCGATCGGACCGGGGTGTGTGGTTGAATCTGGAGTTAGGTTGTCGAGGTGCACTGTGATGCAAGGAGCCCGTATTAAGAAGCACGCGTGCATTTCTAGTAGCATCATCGGATGGCATTCGACAGTGGGGCAGTGGGCCCGCGTCGAGAACATGACCATTTTAGGTGAGGATGTGCATGTAGGAGATGAGATTTATAGCAATGGAGGTGTTGTTCTCCCCCACAAGGAGATCAAATCGAGCATCTTGAAGCCCGAGATCGTCATGTGA